CGTCTGCACCGTGCCGTGCTCGTCGAGCCACTGGAGATAGACGAAGCCGGCGGCGCCGTGCGCCGGCATCTGCCCGTCGGGGTCGAGGCAATAGCCAATGGAGGGCAGCAAGCCCGGTACCAGGCTGCTGCCGGTGCCGACGAGCTGTCGCTGCAGACCATCGGCCAGGGTGCGCATCCAGTGGGCCGCCGTCGGGCCGCCGCCTTCGACATCGCGGTCGGTCACGATCTGCAGGTGGCCGGACGCATCCCATTGGGCGTGGGCCAGACCTTCGCGGGTGGGGATGTCGTCGTTGCTGAACATCATGGACACCAGGGACAGCACCATCCCGGCCGCCATGCCCCAGGGCCCGATCACGCCCAGGCTGCTCATCAGCGCCAGGGCACTCGAAGCCATGCTCACTGGATCGCCGGACTGCACCGCCAGTACCATGCCCAGCGCCGGCAGGAAGTTGCCGCCGAAGGTCTGGGTGACGAGACCGCCCATCTGGGCCGTGGCGGTGATGCTTTCCACCAGCGCCAGGCCGCTGTAGAGCGCACCGCCTATGTTCCCCTGGTCGATGGCGTTGAGCAGCCCCAGGGCGCTGGCCGCGATGCCGAGATCGCCGGGCAGCTCGCCGTCGTTGAGCCGATCGACTGCGTTATAGACCGCCAGCGCCGCGGAAACGCGCTGACCGTCATTCATCGAGTCCCAGTTCTGCAGGCCGATGATGGTATTCATCAGGCCGATGGCAGCTGCGGTCTGGGCGGCACTTGGCGCGCTCGCGGCGGCGGAAGCCTCGTCTTGTGCCGCTTGGTCCTGGACCAAGCCGTCGGGTTGGATGTATCGACGCTGGCCGTCGATGCCGGACCAGCGCAGGCTGCCATCGGCCTCCAGGCTTAACTGGCCCACGATGTCGCCGTCGGCGTTCTGCAGCACGGTGCTGCCGTCGGGCATGGCGACGAAGGTGATCGCGTCGCTGCCGCCGAGGTGCATCCTGTCGAGTTCGGCGGCGAGACTGTCCAGTTGGGCGCGGCCAAGATCGGTGGTGGCGAGGAAATCAGCAAAGCTGGGGAGCGTAGACCCGGACGGCTCCGATGCGGCCTGCGTTTGCGGCGCGACCAATGTATTAGCAGATCCGCTCATCGGAATTTCGAACGGAAGGGGAGATTCTGCCTGTGCAGACGCCACCGGCTCAAGGTGTCCTTCAGAACGGCGAACACAAATCATTTGCTTATCATCGGCTATTACTTGATCATCGGGGCCAAGAAAATTAAGCGCCTGACCTTGCGCGTTGTATACACAACCGACACCGCTAGTATTTCGGACTTCTATAAACGGAGTGATGCCGGCGATTTCCCGTCGTAAAGTGCCATCGCCTGTCAGTTCATAAAGCATTCCGTCTGGCGTTGCAAAACAATAGCCAGGTTCAGCACCTGAATTAACTATTTCGTTAGCTGAGCCCACTACGGGGATGAGGCGTCGAGCACCCGTGTAGGTGCGCCAAGCGTGAAGAGGCGTACCTCCCTCGTCAAGCATTACCTCGCCATTGCGAGCGGTCTGATATGCCTCGGTGTGGATATAGGCAATCTTCTCGGCATCGAAACGCAGATTCTCCGGAACTTCAGCGACCGGAGCCCCTTTGGCCTGCAAATACTGCGTCGCAATTTCCAAGCTTGCGCCTGCGATTCCTCCTTGATCGTAGCCGCCACCGATGTCTGCATGACACCCGGGAAGCCAAACCGATTCAACACGCTCGTCGGCAGCGTAGCTTATTGCAGAAAAATCCGTTCGACTTTCGTTTTCGGCATATATGACGAGCGCCCCAGAAACATTGGCGGGAATCGACATATCGCCCGTTACGAATGTGTGTACGGGGTCGAATAACACCATGCCCTCAATTTTGATTCCTCCCGGAGGAGCGATCATCACACCATCGACACCGACCAAACCTTGGTCATTCAACTGACGCGCAAATACGATCGCGGCCGCAGTACCTCTGCTAAAACCAATTACAGAAGTCGATATATCGAGAAATGTTGATCCAGGATTGGATGCCAAGAATTCAGACGCATGTTTGGCAAAATCCCGCACCGCGCTTGATGCTGCATTGACAATTGCAGCCGTCGGCGCAATGGCTGCCGCGTACACATTGCCATTTTCGCCTCCTGTGCCCACACCGGGGTAGTATCCGGTTCGCAGATTTTGCGTGCCTGCGCCGCGCCCCTGATCGACCAGGTTTGCGACATTTGTCTGGAACTCATTTGACGGCAAATTCGACCTATCGTTATAGGTCCCATCAAATCCTACCAGATATTGAAATGGCGCAACCCCTTTTCCAACCGAAGCTTGAGGAGCCCGCTCAATGGCAGCCTTAATCTCCCGAACATCAGATGCGTCAATTTGCCCAACTATTGAAGTGGCCATGGCTTCGCTTACATTTTTTATTGGCTAGCAGGAAAAATCTGTCGAGTGACGTGATACTTTGATTCAAACGTTTTGAATATTGGCAAATCGTCTCGCGCCTTTGGCACGGGCGTTACCAAATAAACGAAAAGTTCGCGGCCGTCGATTACGAAGGTCACGCGATGATCCGTCATGTTCACAGGCAAACTCCCGCGCAAATCCACTTTATTTTGAAATAACTCACCCGTACTTTTTAACCGCCACTTAACGAACAAAAATTCCCCTATGGGCATAGACCCATTAACATTCCAACTGTATCCAACATTACCTCCGTCCTGAGCCACGGTTCGCTTAACCATTGCATATTTGTCTCCGTAGGCAAACTCCAGCAAATCTACCGTGTCCGCCCACTTATCGAACCACCCATCAAAGGAAAAAGCATGCCGCTGACTGGCGCGATCAGTCGCACACCCAAAAAGTGCGATGAGTATGGTGGCGCAGCAAAAGCATTTTTTAAAAAAGCCAGTCATTAACTTTGGAAGACTTTGCACTCAAAGAAATCCGACATTGAATCGCGCGAAACGCCACCATCATCGAATGAGATAAACTGCAACATAAAATATTTACCTGTCGCGTGATCGATCATGTTTGAAACATGGTCTGATGCTCTTTGAACGTAAATTATTCCGGTCGTTTTGATGCCTCGTTGAAGCAGGCCATCAATCTAAACATCGCACGCTGGCCGGTGACGATTTCGACTATGGCTCGATTTGGTCTGAATGGCAATTAACCATTTTCTCGACGCTCAAATTGCCCAGCAAAGAAGTTGACATTTCTAGAATTCATTTTATTTTAGCGACGATGGAAGATTTCTCACGTCATATCGTAATTCGACTCAAATGTTTTAAACAACGGCGACTCAACTCGACCCTTAGCCTCCGGCGTCACCAGAAACACGAATGACTGCCTCGCTTCAACAACAAATGCAGTTCTATGTCCAGTCATATCAATAGGAACGCCCCTTGCGAGTCAACGTTGTGCTCTAAATTTCACCTATTTTCTTAAGACGCCATTTGACATACTAGAAATCTGCCACAGGCATTGGCGCACTGACTTCGGAGCCGCTCTCAATTCACCAACCACCCTAACAACAATGCTTTGCATCATTCAAAGAGACTGGATTGAACTGCAACGAACAGGATAACCAGAAAGCCATGACGATTTGAACCCTCAAAAACCCTGTGAGCAACAACTAACAAAAATGATAACAGCAAAAATGGAGATTAAGCCGTCTTTACCTATACCAAATCCAGAAGGCATTAACGGAAATAAAGATAATCGCCGCACCGAGAAAACCCGAATGTCCCCGTGCCCCGACGGGCGATCCACGCGATCCGCCTAAAATCAGGCCCTTCGCCGATGCCACCCCGGCCGCGTGCCCGCCCCTCACCCTGCCCAGGAACCCGCCATGAGCGCCGTCTGGAACTCCACCGAACCACCCGCCGAAGCCGATCCGGCGCCGCAGCGCCTGAAGATCGAGCGCGAAACCCACAAGCTCGAAAAACGCCTCTGCCGGGAGGTCGGCCGCGCCATCGTCGACTTCAACATGATCGAAGAAGGCGACCGGGTGATGGTCTGCATGTCCGGCGGCAAGGACAGCTACGGCATGCTCGACATCCTGCAGAAGCTGCAGCAACGCGCGCCGATACGTTTCGAGCTGATTGCGGTCAACCTCGACCAGAAGCAGCCAGGTTTCCCCGAGCACGTCCTTCCCGAATACCTGGCCAAGACGGGAGTGCCCTTTCACATCGAGAACCAGGACACCTACAGCATCGTCAAGCGCGTGATCGAAGACGGCAAGACGACCTGCGGCCTCTGCAGCCGGCTGCGCCGGGGCATCCTCTACCGCGTGGCCGACGAGCTGGGCGCGACCAAGATCGCGCTAGGTCACCACCGGGACGACATCCTGCAAACCTTGCTGCTCAACATGTTCTTCGGCGCCAAGATGAAGAGCATGCCGCCCAAGCTGGTCAGCGACGACGGCCGGCATGTGGTGATTCGGCCCATGGCCTATGTGGCCGAAAAAGACCTGGTGCGCTGGGCCGCGCACCGCGAGTTCCCGATCATTCCGTGCAACCTCTGCGGCAGCCAGCAGAACCTGCAGCGCGTGCAGGTGGGCGAGATGCTGCGCGAGTGGGAAAAGAAGTTTCCTGGTCGCATCGAGAACATGTTCACCGCGCTGCAGAACGTGGTGCCCTCGCATCTGCTCGACGGAACCCTGCACGACTTCAAGGGTCTCAAGCCCACCGGGGTTGCCAGCGAGGACGGCGACAAGGCCTTCGATTCCGAAAGTTTTGTTGCACCGACGCCGCCCGGCCTCGGTATCGTGGCCTACTGAACGGCAACCGTCCGCGTTTTTCAGGAGACCGCCATGAAGCGCATTGCCACCCTCTTTCTCATCGCCGCCGCCGCAGCGCTGGCGGGTTGCTCGACGACACGCCTGGTCGACAGCGACGTCCAGTCGTTCTCCAGCCTGCCCGCGGTTCCGGTGGGCGCCACCTACCGTTTCGAGCGCCTGCCCTCGCAGAACACCATGCCGGTGCAGCAGAACATGCTGGAGGCCGTGGCCCAGCAGTCGTTGGAGCGCGTCGGCATGAAGCACGACGAGGCCAGCGCGGCCTTCAGCGTGCAGGTGGGCATGCAGGCCCAGCGCCGGGTGGAATACGACCCCTTCGGCCCCGGCTTCGGTGGTTACTACGGCGGCGGTTTCGGCCCGGGCTGGCGCCGGGGAGGCTATTACGGCGGTGGCTTCTACGGCTACCCCTACGGCCGCTTTCCCGACCGCGTCATCTATGCCCAGCAGGTGGGCCTGACGGTGCGCGACCTCGCCAGCGGCCGCATCGTGTACGAGACGCATGCGGCGCACGACAGCCTGTATCCTGCCGACACCCAGGTGCTGACGGTCATGCTCGATTCGGCGCTGTTCGGCTTTCCGCAGGCACCGGCCGGCGTGCGACGGGTAAACGTGCAGATTCCCAAGGTCAGCAGCGCGAATTGAGCGTCGGCCGGCGCTCACGCCTTTTTTGCTGAGCGCCTGCTATCCTCGAATGCCGTTTTAAGAGCCCGATCCGGCGCCGCCGCCCCGCGTCGCCCAGGCCTTTCCGCCCATGGACGCCACCCGCATCATTGCCATCCGCCACGGCGAAACCGCCTGGAACGTGGACACCCGCATCCAGGGTCAGCTCGACATTCCGCTCAACGAAACCGGCGAATGGCAGGCCCGGCAACTCGGCCGCGCCCTCGCCACCGAGTCGATCAGCGCCGTGTATGCCAGCGACCTGCAGCGGGCGCACCGCACCGCCGAGCACGTGGCCGACGCCGTGGGCGGTGTGACCGTGCAGCCGGCCATCGGCCTGCGTGAACGCGGCTTCGGCAGCTTCGAGGGTTTGACCTTCCACGACATCGAGGCCCAGCTGCCCGACCAGGCGCAGAAGTGGCGCACCCGCGTGCCGGATTTCGCACCAGAAGGCGGCGAGTCGCTGATCGAATTCCGCGACCGCGTGCTGACTACGCTCACCGAACTCGCCGCGCGGCACCCCGGCGAGCAGATCGTGCTGGTGGCGCATGGCGGCGTGATGGACGTGCTCTACCGCGCCGCCACCGGCCAGGAGCTGCAGGCGCCGCGCACCTGGAAGACCGGCAACGCGGTCATCAACCGGCTGCTGTGGACGCCGGACGCCGTTACCCTGGTGGGCTGGGCCGACGATTCGCACCTCGACCCCGGCACGCTCGACGACGCCACCGCCTAGCGCGACCTGCCTCGCCTATTCGGCAAAGAGACCGCCCGCAGCCTGCGGTGGTGCCACGCCCAGGTGCCGGTAGGCCGCCAGCGTCGCCACCCGGCCGCGGGTAGTGCGCTGCAGGTAGCCCTGCTGGATGAGGTAGGGCTCGATCACGTCCTCGATGGTGCCGGCCTCCTCGCCGATGGAGGCGGCGATGTTGTCGAGCCCCACCGGCCCGCCGTCGAAGCGGTGGATCAGCGCTTCGAGCAGCTTGCGGTCCATGACGTCGAAGCCCTTCGGGTCGACGTCGAGCATGCGCAGCGCGCGGTCGGCGATATCCAGGGTGATGCGGCCGTCGCCCTTCACGTCGGCGTAATCGCGCACCCGGCGCAGCAGCCGGTTGGAGATGCGCGGCGTGCCGCGCGAGCGCCGCGCAATCTCATGGGCGCCTTCCTCGTCGATCGGCACGTTCAGCAGCCCGGCGCTGCGGCGCACGATGCGAGCGAGTTCGTCGGCGGTATAGAACTCCAGCCGCGCCACGATGCCGAACCGGTCACGCAGCGGGTTGGTGAGCATGCCGGCGCGGGTGGTGGCGCCGACCAGGGTGAAGGGCTGCAGGTCGAGCTTGATGCTGCGCGCGGCCGGGCCTTCGCCGATCATGATGTCGATCTGGTAGTCCTCCAGCGCGGGGTAGAGGATTTCTTCCACCACCGGGCTGAGCCGGTGGATCTCGTCGATGAACAGCACGTCGTTCTTTTCGAGATTGGTCAGCAGCGCGGCGAGGTCCTTGGGTTTTTCCAGCACCGGCCCGCTGGTCTGGCGCAGGTTCACACCGAGTTCGGCGGCGATGATATGGCTCAGCGTGGTCTTGCCCAGGCCGGGCGGCCCGAACAGCAGCACGTGATCGAGCGCCTCGCTGCGCTTGCGGGCGGCGCCGATGAAGATCTCCAGCTGCTCGCGCGCCTTGGTCTGGCCGATGTACTCGTCGAGCAGCTTGGGCCGCAACGCGCGCTCGATGGCTTCTTCCTGCGGCGACGCCGGCGCAGCGGAAACTACCCGGGCGGGCGCGGGCGAGGGAGCGAAATCGTCGGTGTGGATGGTCATCTGAAGGCCGGGCGCGGATAAGCGTTTCGATTGTGCCCGCGACTGCCGTCAGAATCGGGCAGATGAGAGAGAACCTGTGAACCATCGCTTCACCCGCTGGGCCGCCGGCCTGCTGCGAGACACCTTGCTGCTGGTGGTGCGCCTGCTGACCCGGGTGACGGCCACGCGCCCGCCCGGCGAGCCGCGCGCCGACCAGACGCTGTACTTCGCCAACCACACGAGCCACGGCGACTTCATGCTGCTCTGGGCGACCCTGCCGCCGGCGCTGCGGCGGCGCACCCGGCCGGTCGCCGGCCGCGACTACTGGTTGGCCTCGCCCCTGCGGCGTTTCGTCGGCGAGAAGGTGTTCTGCGCGGTGATGATCCGCCGCGATGCCAGCCAGCCCGGACCGTCGCCGGTCGACATGATCGTGCAGGCGCTGTCCGAGGGCAGTTCGCTCATTTTCTTTCCGGAAGGCACGCGCAACGTGGGCGAAGAAGTGCTGCAGCCGTTTCGCAGCGGCCTGTTCCACGTGGCCGCTGCCTGCCCGCAGGTGCGGCTGGTGCCGGCGTGGATCGACGGCATCCGCGAGGTGCTGCCCAAGGGCGCGGTGGTGCCGGTGCCGCACCGCTGCCAGGTGTTCTACGGCGAGCCGATCGCGCTGATGCCGGGCGAGGAGAAAGAAGCCTTTATCGCCCGCAGCCGGCAGGCGTTGCTGGCGCTCAAGCCCGCTACCGCGCCAGCGACTTGAGCGCCAGCTTGATGCCCTCGCTCACGCCCACGTCGGCTGGCAGGGCCTTGAGTGCGGCGGCGGCTTCCTTGTCGTTGTAGCCGAGCGCCAGCAGCGCCTGCAGGATGTCGGCCTGCGACTCGGTCGACACGCTGGCCCGCAAACCCATGTCCGCGCCGAGCTTGCCCTTGAGCTCCAGCAGCAGCCGCTCGGCGGTCTTCTTGCCAATACCGGGCACTTTCACGAGGCGACCCGCTTCCTGCAGCGTGATCGCCTGGGCGAGGTCGGCTACGCCCATACCCGAGAGCACCGACAGGGCGGTACGCGGGCCCACGCCGGCGATCTTGATCAGCTGCCGGAAGGCTTCACGCTCCTCGTGGCTGCCGAAGCCGTAGAGCAGCTGCGCGTCTTCGCGCACCACGAAGTGGGTCAGCAGGGTGACTTTTTCACCGAGCGCGGGCAGGTTGTAGAAGGTGCTCATCGGCACGTCGACCTCGTAGCCCACGCCGTTGCAATCGACCATCACCTGCGGCGGGTTCTTTTCGGCCAGCAGGCCCTGGAGTCTTCCGATCATGGGCGCCGATGCTAACCGCACCCGGCAGTCACTCGAATCGCTATTCGCAACTGTCACCCGATGGCATGGTGGTAACGCTGCCGGACCGAGCCGCGTTGTATTGCATATACCGGCGCAGGCGAAGATTGGTGTTAGCCGTCATGGCCTGGATTTTTTCGCTGAGCACATAAAACGCATCAGGAAGCATGTCGCCCAAGCAATTCGTTGCTGCCATGGTCCTGTCGCTGGATTTTTGAAGGGCGGCCTTGTCGGTTAAGTCCACGAACAAAATGCCCTGCAGCGCCCGTGCTTTTTGCATGGCAGCACTTTTTTGCTTTCTCGACAGCGGAAGCGACTCAATGAAAGTGTCGATGTCATCGCGCACTCCGTTGTTATTGGAATCAATTCCCTCGAGCGTGTCGGTGCGATCCAGCCTCGACAGCCTTCCGCTTTTTTCCAGAGCTTCAATTTGCTCCCGCAGCGTGGCGGGGCTCAATGGCGGGCTAGGCGCACCTGGATATTGATTGGCGATATCCCGCGCGTTTGGTGCTTGGTTTAACTGTTCATTGCGCTCACCACCACAACCCATCAACACTAAAACCAGAGCGAGAGCGAGAGCGATGGATTTACGACAAATATGTTTGATGGCGATTTTTTTTGAGATATTCATGCTTCGAAGGCGAAGACGTTTTTTAGCATTTCGCGAATTTTTGCCAAACTGGCACGTGCAGAATCCAGATAAGTCGCAACAAACATATGACCCGAGGCGTCGGCACGACTGAATGGCAATATTATATTAACCGCCGGAACACTATTTATTCCTTGCACACGCAATGCGTTGATGACCAGATCAATGTCCGCCAACACATGAGGACCCCGCAAGGTGGGAGATGCGGGGCCAACATGAATTGGCCGGGTCAGGGCATCGGGATGCGATGTTTTCACACCATCAACCGCAGCATTTAAAAACAAATTGCCTTGAGAATGGCCAATCAACACCAAGGCAGATCCGTCTTCGGCATGATCACGCAACTTTTGAAGCTGCACTGCAATGTCTGAAGCAGTGGGCGGAGTGCTGAGTAATTGGATCCAACCGCTGACCATTTGTGCCAGTGCCAGATTAAATGCTGCATCCAGCAAATCGGCGAGAGCCAGCCCGGCGGCCCCAAGCCGTGCCAGCAACGCACCGGTAAACGAATCGGTTTCGCTATAGCGCCCAGATAGAATTTCCCAGAAATGCTCCGTCCGGTTAAACATTACGCCGTCGAGTTCCTTTTGTCGCTGAATGAACGTCTCGCCCAAGTCCTGAAGGCAGGTAGCACCTGAAGTGCTGCCGCAGCCGGTTTGATTATAAAACTTATCATAGGAAACCGGAATTTCCAATCTAAGGGCATTGACTTCTGCCTTTAGGGCTTGTAGACCGTTTTCTGCTGCATCTTCTGTATCCAGACACCGTTGAAAAATCCAACGACCACCGGAGCCATCTTTACTTCCAACCGTGTCGCATGGCAAGTGCTGCAGGTAGCGGTCAGCGTATCGATCTGCGGCTTTGAAAATTTAGGAAACTTGTATTTATATGCATACACTCCTGGAGGATGCCACGCTCCATTCATCGGGATTAGAACCCCTGGAGCCCCGGTAGACGAAACATCAAGCTCAATCTTCTTTTCTTTACTACTTAAGGGAATCTCCTCAACCCGCACCTCAACATCATACTCTTTATCAGGATTCAAATAGTCATATTTGATTGTTTTCGGGGTAATTGTCAATTTAGCCAACTGATAACAATATCCAGTTTCCCAATCGATGAATGCATCAACCATGGGAATACCCTTTGAGGTTTTACACGAGCAATGCTTTTCATCCGGATATGACGATTGAGCATATCCCTGCGCCCCAGCGCCCGCATATCCCCAGTATCCGTTTATGGTGGTATGCGCACAGGCCGGCCAAATTGGAAAAATGTAAGCATCCCAAAGAATACCTTCTGATCCACAGGGTCTAGAGGACCTGCCACAATAACTCATGCCTTCCGCTTCGCAATATTTCAAATATGATTTTGCCGGGGCGTTGTATGCAGAACAATATTCTTCCGGCGTTTTTGTTGGCACATTACTTGGTTCATATTTCAAAACATCTGGGTTGAAAAATGAAAAAGGTTGCCACTGCGGAGGCGCAGGGCTTATTTCAGCTTGCGCGCGTTGAAAAATGCAAAGCAAACTAACATTAATATTTTTACGATATGCAACGCGCTTGCATTTATTGCATTGATCGGACACACACAGTCCCGCAGCCGCCGCAACCCCAATACCCTCAACAGCACACCAAACATCAAAACAACTCCCAAAACGGAATATTGCAAGCGATCGCTCACTTATTTTTTGAGATTTTGGTTTGTTTATCGATGCGGTCCGTCGATGGTTAGCTCAGAGACAATAGAAACGTTCCCGCCCCTCCACCACCATGATCGTTCGCCACACCTTCACGCCGCACAACAACACACGCCTGTCCCACCTGTGCGGCCCTATGGACGAGAACCTGCGCACCATCGAGCAGGCGATGGAAGTCTCCATCGCGCACCGGCACGAGCAGTTCAAGGTGGACGGCCCCAAAGCCAAGGCCACCAAGGCGATGGAGATGCTGCAGGCCATCTACCAGATGGCCGAACGGCCGATTCCGCAGGACGTGCTGCAGCTCATGCTCGCCGGCGACCCCGACTTCGGCGAGATCACCGCCGGCACCTCCGCCCTGCTCACCCGCCGCAGCCACCTGGCCGCGCGTACGCCGGTGCAGGGGCTCTATCTGGACAACATCGCCAGCCATGACATCACCTTCGGCATCGGCCCCGCCGGCACCGGCAAGACCTACCTGGCGGTGGCCTGCGCCGTCGATGCCATCGAACGCAACGCTGTGCAGCGCATCGTGCTGACCCGGCCGGCGGTGGAGGCCGGCGAGCGCCTGGGCTTCCTGCCGGGCGACATGACGCAGAAGGTCGACCCCTACCTGCGCCCGCTCTACGACGCGCTCTACGACCTGATGGGCCACGACAAGGTGGCCAAGGCTTTCGAGCGCAACCAGCTCGAAGTGGCGCCACTGGCCTTCATGCGGGGCCGCACGCTCAACAACGCCTTCGTGATCCTGGACGAGGCGCAGAACACCACGCCCGAGCAGATGAAGATGTTCCTGACCCGGCTGGGCTTCGGCAGCCGCGCGGTGATCACCGGCGACGTCAGCCAGATCGACCTGCCCAAGGGCTCGCCCAGCGGCCTGATCGACGCCGAGCGGGTGCTCAAGCGCGTAGCGGGCATCGCGGTCACGCGCTTCACCAGCGCCGACGTGGTGCGGCATCCGCTGGTGGCGCGCATCGTCGACGCCTACGACGCGGCCGGCCGGCCGCCGGTGGCCGTCGAGGTGGAGGACGTCTGACATGGCCATGCCCGAACTCACGCTCTCCCTGCAATTCGCCCGCTTCGCCGAAGCCGCCGAGCACCGCTCCGCCCTGCCCCGCGGCCAGGTGGCGCGCTGGATCCGACGTGCGCTCGACGTGCCGGGCGAGATCACCGTGCGCATCGTCGATGCCGCAGAGGGCCAGTCGCTCAACCGCGACTACCGCCAGAAGGACTACGCCACCAACGTATTGACCTTCGACTATTCGCAGGAGCCGGTCTGCATGGCCGACCTGGTGCTCTGCGCGCCGGTGGTGGCCCGCGAGGCCAAGGAACAGGGCAAGACGCTGGCCGCCCACTACGCTCACCTGCTGGTACACGGCACGCTGCACGCCCAGGGCTGGGACCACGAGACCGGCGAGGAAGACGCCGAGGCCATGGAAGCACGCGAGATCGAGATCCTGGCGGCGCTGGGCCTGCCCAATCCCTACTGATCGCCCCCCCCCGCCACCCGCCGCTGCATCCTCATCGAGCGCGGGCATCGAATCTGCTAGCTTGCCCCCATGCCCGAAACCGCCCTGCTTCCCGACTCAGCCGCACCGGCGGCCGGCCCGGAAGCCCTGGACGACACCCATTACCGCCAGTCCTTCGGTGCGCTGTGCGAAGACCAGGTCGTCAGCGCCACCAACGCGATCTATGCCGAGAACGGCACCAAGCTGATCGAAAAGGGCTCGCGCATCGACCGCGAGCTCTACGCGCGCCTGGTGCAGCACAAGCTGCGCGACCCGATCGACCAGCAGATCGGCATCGAGGGCATGGTCAACCACGAGAGCCTGGAAGCCATGGCCGCCGCCCTGCTCGACCAAGCCACCGTACCGCGCCTGCTGGCCGCGTCGCTGGGACGCCCGGCCGCCTTGCTGCAGCCGCTGCGCGAACTGCCCCTGCCCGGCCCCATCGCGCTCAAGCTCACTCTCATGCGCGACCGCTGCCCGGCCTTGCTCCAGCACGCGCTGGCCACGCTGCTGGTCGCCATGTTCCTGGCCGACCGGGCGAACATGCCGACACCGCTGCGCAGCCACCTCGCCGCCGCCGCCCTGCTGCGCGATATCGGCATGCTGCACATGGACCCGGCCTGGCTGGCGGCGGACCGCCGGCTCAACGCTCAGGAGCGCCGGCACCTGCATGCGCATCCGATCACCTCGGTGCTGCTCATCCGCCAACAGGGCGGCTATGCGCCCGAGGTGGCCGCCGCCGTGTTCGAACACCACGAGCGGCTCGATGGCAGCGGCTACCCGCGCGGGCTGCGCGCCGAGCGCATCTCGCCGATGGGCAGGATCCTGCTGCTGGCCGAGCTGGTGGCAGCCCTCGGCCACAAGTTCGGCGAAGCGTCGCCTCACCGGCTGGGGCTGGTGCTGCGGCTCAACCACCGCGCGTTGCCCGGCGCGCTCATCGCGCAGCTGCTGCCGGCGCTGCAGGGCGATGTGCTGGCGTCGAAGGTGCAGGTGGAAGAAGCGTCCCAACGCTTCGCCGGCGTGGCGAACGCCTTCGAGCAGTGGACCGAACTGCAGCAGGACATGAAGCCGGGCGAGGTGAGGGGCGAGGCTTTCGCCTGGCTCAACAGCCGGCTCGCCGGCCTGCGCCAGTCACTGACAGAAGCCGGCGGGCCGCCCGAACAGCCGAGTTTTCTGCTGGCCCACGCCGCGGGCGACGATCTGCACGTGGCCGACGCACTGGCGCTCGGCCGCGAGGCCTTGTGGCAATTGGGCAGCATCTGCGGCCATGCGCTGCAGCGCTGGCCGGCCCTGGCCGATGCGGAGCGCGACCATGCAGCGGGCGATGCCGCCGTTGCACGCTGGTGCGCCTGGACCGGGGCCATGCTCGCCGGCCT
The nucleotide sequence above comes from Xylophilus sp. GOD-11R. Encoded proteins:
- the ttcA gene encoding tRNA 2-thiocytidine(32) synthetase TtcA, coding for MSAVWNSTEPPAEADPAPQRLKIERETHKLEKRLCREVGRAIVDFNMIEEGDRVMVCMSGGKDSYGMLDILQKLQQRAPIRFELIAVNLDQKQPGFPEHVLPEYLAKTGVPFHIENQDTYSIVKRVIEDGKTTCGLCSRLRRGILYRVADELGATKIALGHHRDDILQTLLLNMFFGAKMKSMPPKLVSDDGRHVVIRPMAYVAEKDLVRWAAHREFPIIPCNLCGSQQNLQRVQVGEMLREWEKKFPGRIENMFTALQNVVPSHLLDGTLHDFKGLKPTGVASEDGDKAFDSESFVAPTPPGLGIVAY
- a CDS encoding DUF4136 domain-containing protein; its protein translation is MKRIATLFLIAAAAALAGCSTTRLVDSDVQSFSSLPAVPVGATYRFERLPSQNTMPVQQNMLEAVAQQSLERVGMKHDEASAAFSVQVGMQAQRRVEYDPFGPGFGGYYGGGFGPGWRRGGYYGGGFYGYPYGRFPDRVIYAQQVGLTVRDLASGRIVYETHAAHDSLYPADTQVLTVMLDSALFGFPQAPAGVRRVNVQIPKVSSAN
- a CDS encoding histidine phosphatase family protein; translated protein: MDATRIIAIRHGETAWNVDTRIQGQLDIPLNETGEWQARQLGRALATESISAVYASDLQRAHRTAEHVADAVGGVTVQPAIGLRERGFGSFEGLTFHDIEAQLPDQAQKWRTRVPDFAPEGGESLIEFRDRVLTTLTELAARHPGEQIVLVAHGGVMDVLYRAATGQELQAPRTWKTGNAVINRLLWTPDAVTLVGWADDSHLDPGTLDDATA
- the ruvB gene encoding Holliday junction branch migration DNA helicase RuvB, translating into MTIHTDDFAPSPAPARVVSAAPASPQEEAIERALRPKLLDEYIGQTKAREQLEIFIGAARKRSEALDHVLLFGPPGLGKTTLSHIIAAELGVNLRQTSGPVLEKPKDLAALLTNLEKNDVLFIDEIHRLSPVVEEILYPALEDYQIDIMIGEGPAARSIKLDLQPFTLVGATTRAGMLTNPLRDRFGIVARLEFYTADELARIVRRSAGLLNVPIDEEGAHEIARRSRGTPRISNRLLRRVRDYADVKGDGRITLDIADRALRMLDVDPKGFDVMDRKLLEALIHRFDGGPVGLDNIAASIGEEAGTIEDVIEPYLIQQGYLQRTTRGRVATLAAYRHLGVAPPQAAGGLFAE
- a CDS encoding lysophospholipid acyltransferase family protein — its product is MNHRFTRWAAGLLRDTLLLVVRLLTRVTATRPPGEPRADQTLYFANHTSHGDFMLLWATLPPALRRRTRPVAGRDYWLASPLRRFVGEKVFCAVMIRRDASQPGPSPVDMIVQALSEGSSLIFFPEGTRNVGEEVLQPFRSGLFHVAAACPQVRLVPAWIDGIREVLPKGAVVPVPHRCQVFYGEPIALMPGEEKEAFIARSRQALLALKPATAPAT
- the ruvA gene encoding Holliday junction branch migration protein RuvA, with translation MIGRLQGLLAEKNPPQVMVDCNGVGYEVDVPMSTFYNLPALGEKVTLLTHFVVREDAQLLYGFGSHEEREAFRQLIKIAGVGPRTALSVLSGMGVADLAQAITLQEAGRLVKVPGIGKKTAERLLLELKGKLGADMGLRASVSTESQADILQALLALGYNDKEAAAALKALPADVGVSEGIKLALKSLAR
- a CDS encoding PhoH family protein, which produces MIVRHTFTPHNNTRLSHLCGPMDENLRTIEQAMEVSIAHRHEQFKVDGPKAKATKAMEMLQAIYQMAERPIPQDVLQLMLAGDPDFGEITAGTSALLTRRSHLAARTPVQGLYLDNIASHDITFGIGPAGTGKTYLAVACAVDAIERNAVQRIVLTRPAVEAGERLGFLPGDMTQKVDPYLRPLYDALYDLMGHDKVAKAFERNQLEVAPLAFMRGRTLNNAFVILDEAQNTTPEQMKMFLTRLGFGSRAVITGDVSQIDLPKGSPSGLIDAERVLKRVAGIAVTRFTSADVVRHPLVARIVDAYDAAGRPPVAVEVEDV